GCCGAGTGGTGCCGGGCGCAGGCCAGCCCGTACACGTCCCGCATCCGGGAGAACATCGTGCGGGAGCGTTCCAGCTCGCGGACCGACTGGTCCAGGGCGCCCGTCTCCTCCAGCGCCTGGCCCACGTAGTAGACCGTCCACGCCTCGCCGCGCGCGTCCTCGTTCTCCCGGTGCCGGGCCGCGGCGCGCCGCAGTTCGTCCAGCGCCTCGGCGGCGTCGCCGTCCATCAGCCGCGCCCGCGCCAGCTGGGTCAGGGCCCAGGCCTCGCCGCGGGCGTCCTGGGTGCGGCCGTACAGCTCCAGCGCCGCGCGCAGGTCCGTCTCCGCGCCCAGCACGTCGCCCATGCGCAGGCGGAGCTGACCGAGCTGGAAGTGGGCCCAGGCCTGGCCGTGCACCGACTCGCCCGCCCGGTGCAGGACCAGCGACTCGGTCAGCAGCTCCAGCGCCTCGGCGAGCCGGGCCCGGTCCCGCTGCACCGCCGCCAGCGCGTGCAGCGTCCACGCCCGGTCCGCGTCCAGCTCGGGCGGGGCCTGGAGGTCCAGCGCCTCCCGCAGCTTCGCCGCCGCCTCGGTCAGGTTGCCCTGGTGGTGCAGCGTGATGCCCAGCGAGCACAGGGCGCGCGCCGCCCCCGCGTCGTGGTGCGCCTCCCGGTACAGGTCGACCACGGAGGTCAGCGTCGTCCGCGCCTTGTCCAGCTCGCCGAGCTGCCGGGCCGCGATACCGGTGCGCCACTGCACCGAGCGCACCAGCAGCCCCTGGTCCACGGACTGCGCCAGCTCGCTGATCTCGCCCAGCCGGTACAGGTCGCCGCGCAGCAGGCAGTAGTCGCACAACGCGCCCAGCAGGTTCAGCACCGCGCGCTGGTCGACCCCCTCCGCGTGTCTGAGCGCGGCCGTGATGAAGCTGGACTCGTCGTCCAGCCAGCGCAGCGCCTCGTCCAGGGACGTGAAGCCGTACTGCCCGAACCGGTCGGAGCGGGTCGACACGTTGCCGTCGATCAGGCGCAGCACCGAGTCGGCCAGTTCGGCGTAGTTCGCGATCAGCCGCTCCTGCGCCGCCGCCCGCTCGCCCGGCTCCTCCTCGTCGGCGAGCCGGGCCCGCGCGAAGGCGCGCACCGAGTCGTGCAGCCGGAAGCGGCTGCCGCGGACGCGGTCGATCAGGCCCGCCCGGGCCAGCGCCTCCAACTGCCGGGCCGCCTCCGTCTCGTCCGTGGCCAGCAGCGCGGCCGCCGCCGGGTTGCCCAGCGAGGTGCGCCCCGCCAGCGCCAGCCGGCGCAGCAGCCGCCGGGCCGGCTCCGACTGGTCGGTGTAGCGCAGCCACAGCACCCGCTCGACCGGTTCCACCGGCCCGTACGCGCCCAGGTCGGTCGCCAGGGCGCGCGGCGAGCGCGGTCCCAGGGACGACCCCGCGATGCGCAGCGCCAGCGGCAGTCCGCCGCACAACTGCCGGACCAGATCGGCGGACTCGGCGTCGTAGGGGCCCGAGGCGTCCTGCGCGGCGGCTCCCAGCAACTCCTCCGCGCCCGCCGCGTCCAGCGCCTCCACCGGCAGGTGATACGTCCGGGCGGGCAGGTCGGCCGGCAGCTCCAGCGCCTCGCGCGCGGTGACCAGCACCAGGCTGTCCGACCGCTCCGGCACCAGCGTGCGCACCTGCTCGGCGTCCGAGGCGTCGTCCAGCACGACGGTCACCGGCACGCCCGTCAGATGCTGGTGGTACAGCTCACTGAGCCGCTTGACCTGCTGGTCCGCCGAGGAACGCTCACGGAAGAGCAGTTGCTCACGGGGCGCCCCCAGCCGGTTCAGCAGGTGCAGCAGGGCGTCCCGGGTGCTCAGCGGCGACTCGCCGTCCGACCCCGGACCGTCCCCGCGCAGGTCGACCACGCAGGCCCCGCGGAAGTGGTCCCGCAGCTCGTGGGCGGCGCGCACGGCGAGCGTCGTGCGGCCGCTGCCGGGCGCCCCGTGGAGCACCACGACCGTCGGCTTCGTCTCCGTACTCGCCCGGGCCGCCTGCACCCACTGCCGCAGCCGCGCCATCTCCTGCCGCCGGCCGGCGAAGCTGCCCTGCGGTTCCGGGAGTTGCGCGAACGACTGCTCCAGCGCGCTGCGTCCCCGGGCCGCGGCGCTCTTGTCGGCACCCCGCAGCTTAGGCCCCGCCTTCTTCGGCGCGGTGGACGCGGCCAGCATGCGCTGCTGGTCCAGGAACGGCCGGATGCCGCGCACCTCCAGCGCCGTCAGCCACTGCAACCGCAACTGCTCGGGCCCGCCAGGCTGACTGACGGCCCCGGCGCGGTGATGGGCGGCCGGCACATGGGAGCCGACCACCTTGACGACGGTCGTCGCGGCCCCGACGACGCCGACGGCCACGCCCGCGCCCACCGCCGTGCCCGTCCCGGTGCCGAGCGCCATGTCGGCCACCACCGCGGCGACCGCCGCCACGCCCGCCACCAGCAGGGGGGTGCCGGCGCCCTCCCGGGCGTAGCGCTGCCGGAAGGTGAGGTGTCCCGCCTCGGCCTCGTCGACGGCGTGCGTGTAGGCCGCGTACTCCTCGGCGGCGGCGCCCGCCATCGCGTCGAGCGCCCCGCGCGCCCGGGACAGCAGCACGTTCCCGTCCGTGCGGCCACCCGAACGCCGCACCTCCTCCTCCACGGCCTGCCGCAGCAGCCGCTCGGCCTCCGCCCGATGTCCGTCCCGCATGTCGCGTCCCCTCCGGCGGCAGCCCTGTCGGCAACTCCCTGGTCCACAAGTGTCCTTCGGACCGGGGGGTCGGCGCGAGGGGGCGACGATCACCGGATGCCGCCGGCGGTCCCCCGTGGCGTACGGGCGGGGCCCGGACGGGTGCGCCAAGATGGAGGTATGCCCAATCGACTCGCGCAGGCCACGTCCCCGTACCTCCTCCAGCACGCGGACAACCCCGTCGACTGGTGGCCGTGGGAGCCCCAGGCGTTCGAGGAGGCCCGGCGGCGCGACGTCCCGGTCCTCCTGAGCGTCGGCTACAGCGCCTGTCACTGGTGTCACGTCATGGCCCACGAGTCCTTCGAGGACGAGGCCACCGCCGCCTACCTGAACGAGCACTTCGTGTCCGTCAAGGTCGACCGCGAGGAGCGGCCCGACGTGGACGCCGTCTACATGGAGGCCGTGCAGGCGGCGACCGGACAGGGCGGCTGGCCCATGACCGTGTTCCTCACCCCGGACGCCGAGCCCTTCTACTTCGGCACCTACTACCCGCCCGAGCCCCGGCACGGCATGCCGTCCTTCCGGCAGGTGCTCCAGGGCGTCCACCAGGCCTGGGCCGAGCGCCGGGACGAGGTGACCGACGTCGCCGGGAAGATCGTGCGGGACCTCGCCGGGCGGGAGATCTCCTACGGCGACGCGCAGGCGCCCGGCGAGGCCGAGCTCGGGCAGGCGCTGCTCGGGCTCACCCGGGAGTACGACCCGCAGCGCGGCGGGTTCGGCGGGGCGCCGAAGTTCCCGCCGTCCATGGTGGTCGAGTTCCTGCTGCGCCACCACGCCCGCACCGGCGCGGAGGGCGCGCTCCAGATGGCGCGGGACACCTGCGAGCGGATGGCGCGCGGCGGGATCTACGACCAGCTCGGCGGCGGTTTCGCGCGCTACTCCGTGGACCGCGAGTGGGTCGTGCCCCACTTCGAGAAGATGCTGTACGACAACGCCCTGCTGTGCCGGGTCTACGCCCACCTGTGGCGTGCCACCGGCTCGGAGCTCGCCCGCCGGGTCGCGCTGGAGACCGCCGACTTCATGGTGCGGGAACTGCGCACCGCCGAGGGCGGCTTCGCCTCCGCGCTGGACGCGGACAGCGACGACGGGACGGGCCGGCACGTCGAGGGCGCCTACTACGTGTGGACGCCCGCGCGGCTCACCGAGGTGCTCGGCGCCGACGACGCCGCGCTCGCCGCCCAGTACTTCGGCGTGACCGAGGAGGGCACCTTCGAGCACGGCTCCTCGGTGCTGCAACTGCCGCAGCAGGAGGGTGTGTTCGAGGCGGAGCGGATCGCCTCGATCCGGGAGCGGCTGCTGGCCGCCCGGGACGGACGCCCCGCCCCGGGCCGGGACGACAAGGTGGTCGCGGCCTGGAACGGCCTGGCGGTCGCCGCGCTCGCCGAGACGGGCGCCTACTTCGAGCGCCCCGACCTGGTGGAGGCCGCCGTCGCCGCCGCGGACCTGCTGGTGCGGCTGCACCTCGACGACCACGGGCGGCTCTTCCGTACCAGCAAGGACGGCCGGGCCGGCGCCCACGCCGGGGTGCTGGAGGACTACGCCGACGTGGCGGAGGGCTTCCTCGCGCTGGCGTCGGTGACCGGGGAGGGCGTCTGGCTGGACTTCGCCGGGCTGCTGCTCGACCACGTCCTCACCCGCTTCGCCGACGACTCCGGTTCCCTGTACGACACCGCGGCCGACGCCGAGCAGCTGATCCGCCGCCCGCAGGACCCCACCGACAACGCCACCCCGTCCGGCTGGAGCGCCGCCGCCGGCGCCCTCCTGTCCTACGCCGCCCACACCGGCTCCGAGCCCCACCGCACCGCCGCCGAGCGCGCCCTGGGGGTCGTGAAGGCGCTCGGTCCGCGGGTGCCGCGGTTCATCGGCTGGGGACTGGCCGCCGCCGAGGCGCTGCTCGACGGGCCGCGCGAAGTGGCCGTCGTCGGACCGTCGCCGGACGACGGCGCGACCAGGGGCCTGCACCGCACGGCACTTCTGGGGACGGCCCCGGGCGCCGTCGTCGCCGTGGGCACGGAGGGGAGCGACGAATTCCCCCTGCTGGCCGACCGGCCGCTGGTGAACGGCGCCCCGGCCGCGTACGTCTGCCGTAACTTCACCTGCGACGCGCCGACGACCGATCCGGAACGGCTGCGCGCCAGCCTGAACAGCTGAAACGACATAAAGAGAAACAATGGGAACGGGACCGATGGGTGAAATGTTCAGACCCGGTCCGCGTTGTGAGGAAACACGCTCTTCACCCAACCACCTTATGTGTTTCACGGATTACCCCTAGCCTCTTCACCGTGACGCGGAGTGGCCGCCCGGTTTCGGGCGCGCCCCCGCGGCAGGGGGAGTTCAAGATCTGGGGGGATCTTTTTGCTGACGTCCGTCTTCATCGCTGCCGTTTCCCTGGCGCTCTTCTGGATGGCGGCGTTCACGCTGTGGTGGCAGATGCACGCCTGGCGTACGCCGGAGGTTCTCGCCTCCACCCGCTTCAGCAGCCCGGACGGGGACGAGCACGTGTCGTTCTCGCTGCTGCTGCCCGCGCGGCACGAACAGGCCGTGCTCGACCACACCATCCAGCGGCTGCTGACCTCGTCCCACACCGACTTCGAGATCATCGTGATCGTCGGGCACGACGATCCGGAGACCACCGCCGTCGCCGAACGGGCCGCGGCTCGTGATCCGCGGGTGCGGGTCGTCGTCGACACCCACGAGAAGAAGAACAAGCCGAAGGCCATGAACACGGCGCTGCCGCACTGCCGCGGTGACGTCGTCGGAGTCTTCGACGCCGAGGACCAGGTCCATCCCGAGCTGCTCGCCCACGTCGACCACGCCTTCCGCACCACGGGCGCCGACGTGGTGCAGGGCGGGGTCCAGCTGATCAACTTCCATTCCAGCTGGTACAGCCTGCGCAACTGCCTGGAGTACTTCTTCTGGTTCCGCTCCCGGCTGCACCTGCACGCGCAGAAGGGGTTCATCCCGCTCGGCGGCAACACCGTCTTCGTGCGCACGGACGTGCTCCGGGCGGCCGACGGCTGGGACCCGGACTGCCTGGCCGAGGACTGCGACCTCGGGGTCCGGCTCTCCAGCACCGGCAAGAAGGTCGTCGTCGCCTACGACTCCGACATGGTCACCCGCGAGGAGACCCCGGGCACGCTGGTCTCCCTGCTGAAACAGCGCACCCGCTGGAACCAGGGCTTCCTCCAGGTGTACCGGAAGAAGGACTGGCGGCAACTGCCGACCTTCACCCAGCGGTTGCTGGCCCGCTACACCCTGATGACGCCGTTCCTGCAGGCCTTCACCGGCGTGATCATCCCGCTCAACGCGGCCGTCGCGCTCTTCCTGGACGTGCCCGTCGGCATCGCCTTCGTCACCTTCCTGCCGGCCGTCACCGCCCTGGTCACCTTCGTCTTCGAGGTCGTCGGCCTGCACGACTTCGGCAAGCAGTACGGCCTGCGGATCCGCTTCACGCACTACCTCAAGCTGATCGTCGGCGGCCCCTTCTACCAGGTCCTGCTGGCCGGGGCCGCCGTCCGCGCCGTCTGGCGTGAGCAGCGCGGCCGCAACGACTGGGAGCTGACCAGCCATGTCGGCGCACACCTCGCGCCCGTGGACCGAGAGGACGTTCTCGCGTGACCTCCACCCTCCCCGCGGCGACCGGTACCAAGGTCCCCGCGCAGCGCAGGCCTGCCCACGACACCGTTCCGGCCACCACACCGGGGACGCCACCGGGCCGTCTGCGGCCGGCCCGCCCGGACCTGCTGCTGTGCGGCACGCTCCTCGTGGCGATCATGCTCGTGCAGGGCTGGAACATCTCCGACTACCCGACCCTCAGTGACGACGAGGGCACCTACCTCGCCCAGGCCTGGGCGGTCCAGCAGGGCGAGGGCCTGGCCCACTACACCTACTGGTACGACCACCCGCCGCTCGGCTGGATCCAGATAGCCGTGCTGACCTGGATCCCCGCGCTGATCAGTCCCGAGTCGATGACCGTCGGCGCCATGCGCGGCGTGATGCTGCTGATCGGCGCCGTCTCCGCCGCCCTCGTCTACGTGATCGCCCGCCGCCTCTCCCTGCCCCGCTGGGCGGCCGGGCTCGCCATGGCCCTCTTCGGCCTCTCCCCGCTCTCGGTGGTCCTCCAGCGGGAGATCTTCCTCGACAACCTCGCGGTGATGTGGACGCTGCTGGCCTTCGCGCTCGCCGCCTCCCCGAGCCGCCACCTGTGGCACCACTTCGGCGCGGGCATCGCCGCCGCGACGGCCGTGCTCACCAAGGAGACGATGCTCGTCGTCCTGCCCGCCCTGTTCGTCACCGCCTGGCGGCACAGCCACCGGGACACCCGCAAGTTCGCGCTGACCGGCGCCGTCACGGCCTGCACGCTCATCGGGTTCGCGTACCCGCTGTTCGCCCTGCTCAAGGGCGAGCTGCTGCCGGGCAGCGGGCACGTCTCGCTGTGGGAGGGTGTCGAGTACCAGCTCACCCGCCCCGGCTCCGGATTCATCCTCGACGAGGGCTCCGGCTCGTGGGGCGTCCTCCAGTCCTGGCTGTACTACGACCGCGTCCTGCCGCTCGGCGGCCTCGCCGGAGCGCTGCTCCTGCTGGCGACCTGGCGCTGGTCGGTCACCGCACGGGCCCTGGCCGGACCCGCCCTGACGGTGGGCATCCTCGCCGCCCTGGCCCTGCGCCCGAGCGGCTACCTGCCCGCGATGTACGTCATCCAGGCGCTGCCCTTCCTCGCCCTGGTGCTGGCCGGCGGCACGGCGAGCATCGCCCACGCCGTGCTGCGCAGACGACGTACGGAGGCCGAGAAACGGGGCCTGACGTACGGCCGGTACGCCGTCGCCGGCGCCCTGGCGCTGGCCGCCTGCGCCTACGTCGTCCCCCGCTGGTACGACGGGGACCGCACCGCCGTCACCGCCGACGCCAACGCCCCCTACGAGGCCGCCGCGGACTGGATGGCCAGTGAGGTGGAGGACCCCGCCCGCACCCGCGTCCTCGTCGACGACGCCCTCTGGCTGGACCTCGTGCACGCCGGGTACGAGCCGGGGCTCGGGGTCATCTGGTTCTACAAGGCCGACCTCGACCCGGCCGTGACGAAGACGATGCCGGGCGGCTGGCGCGACATCGACTACGTGGTCGCCTCCCCGACGGTGCGGCGCGACGCGGTCGACCTGCCCAATGTCCGGGCCGCCATGAACCATTCGAGGCCGGTCGCCGTCTTCGGCACCGGCGCGGACCGCATCGAGATCCGCCGCGTCCAGTCCTCCGGAGCCGCCCGATGAGCCACGAGTCCACCGTCCCCGGCGAGCTGGGCCATCCGGCCGTCGGCGCCTCGGAGGTGCCCGAGCCGGGCGCCGTCACCATCGTCGTGCCGACCTTCAACGAGTCCGGGAACGTGCGGCGGTTGCTGCACCTGATCACCGAGTCCGTGCCCGCCCGGCTGCCCTGCGAGGTCGTCTTCGTGGACGACTCCACCGACGACACCCCGGACGTGATCCGCGCGGCGGCGCTCGACTGCCCCTTCCCGGTCACCGTCCTGCACCGCGAGGAGCCGTCCGGCGGGCTCGGCGGCGCGGTCGTCGAGGGCATGAAGGCGGCCGGGTCGGACTGGATCGTCGTCATGGACGGCGACTGCCAGCACCCGCCCTCCCTGGTGCCGGAGCTGGTCGCCACCGGCGAGCGGGCGAACGCCGGACTCGTCGTCGCCTCCCGCTACATCAAGGGCGGCAGCCGCGCCGGGCTGGCGGGCAGCTACCGGATCGCCGTGTCCCGCGCGGCGACCTGGCTGACCAAGGCGCTCTTCCCGCGCCGGCTGCACGGCGTCAGCGACCCGATGAGCGGCTTCTTCGCCATCCGCCGCAGCGCGGTCACCGCCGAGGTGCTCAAGCCCCTCGGGTACAAGATCCTGCTCGAACTGGCGGTCCGCAGCCGCCCCCAGACGGTCACCGAGGTGCCGTTCGTCTTCGAGGAGCGGTTCGCCGGCGAGTCCAAGTCCACGGCGCAGGAAGGCCTGCGCTTCCTGCGCCACCTGGCCGGGCTGCGCACCACCTCGCCCCTGGCCCGCATGGTCGTCTTCGGGCTGATCGGCCTGAGCGGTTTCGTGCCCAACCTCGCGGCTCTGTGGGCGCTGACCGAGGCCGGGCTGCACTACCTGCCCGCGGAGATCCTCGCCAACCAGTTCGGCGTGGCCTGGAACTTCCTGCTCCTGGAGCGGCTGCTCTTCCGCGACCGGCGCCGGCACCGGCACTGGGCCGACCGCACCCTGCGGTTCACGCTGATCGCCAACGCCGACCTGGTGCTGCGCATACCGCTGATCGCCCTGCTCGTCGGGCAGTTCGGGCTGACCGTGCTGCCGGCCACCGCCCTCGCCCTCGTCATCACCTTCGTCCTGCGCTTCGCCGGGACGGAGGCGCTCGTGTACCTCCCGCGCAGGCGTCGTACGTCAAGGAGTGACGCATGAGAAGACCCCGACGGAGAACCTCCGCCCTCCTGGCGGTGTCCGCCCTCACCGGCGGCCTCCTGCTCACCGCCCCGCAGCCCGCCTCCGCCGCCAACCTGATCACGAATCCGGGGTTCGAGACCGCGGGCACCGGCGGCATGCCGTACTGCTGGTCGAAGTCCGGCTGGGGCGACAACGACTTCACCTTCGAGACCGTCGGCGACGCCCACACCGGTACGAAGGCCATGAAGGTCGAGCTGACCCGCCGGACCGACGGCGACCGCAAGGCCCTGATCACCGAGTCCAACGCGTGCGCCCCGGTGGTGACGGTGGGCAAGCAGTACGACCTGTCGCTCTGGTACAAGACGACGACCCCGGACGCCTCCCTCACCCTCTTCCGGCACGACGCCACCGCCGGCTGGCAGTACTGGACCGACCTGAAGACCCTGGACCTGGCGGCCGGCTGGACCGAGGCGAGCGTCCGCACCCCCGAGGTCCCGGCCGGCACCGACCGCATCAGCTGGGGCGTCTCGGTCTACGGCACCGGCTCGGCGACCACCGACGACTACACGATGGAGCAGGTCGCCGACCCCGTCCCGGACCCGGAGTGCACGGGGACCGCCGAGGAGTGCGCGAACGGCCGCTGGGACGTGCTGCCCACGCGCAACCCGGTGCGTTCCATGCACTCCGTCGTCCTGCACAACGGCAAGGTCCTGCTGATCGCGGGCTCCGGCAACGACCCGGAGATGTTCGAGGCGGGGACCTTCACCTCGGCCGTCTACGACCCGCAGACCGGCACGTACGAGACGATCCCGACGCCCAAGGACATGTTCTGCGCCGGGCACGTGCAGCTCAAGGACGGCCGGGTCCTCGTCATGAGCGGCAACAAGGGCTACCCGTCGGCGGACGGCACGGTCGGCTACCAGGGCTACAAGGACTCGTACGTCTTCGACCCGGAGACCGAGACCTACACGAAGACCGGCGACATGAACGACGGCCACTGGTACCCGTCGGCGACGATCCTCGGCAACGGCGACGTCATCTCCTTCGGCGGCCTGCGTGAGGACTCCACCGGCTCGGTGACGGCCGAACGGTGGTCGGACGAGCAGCAGAAGTGGCTGCCGACCTGGCAGGTCAACCAGACCTGGTCGTACTGGGGTCTGTACCCGTCGATGATCCTGATGCAGGACGGCCGGCTCTTCTACTCGGGCAGCCACGTCTTCGGCAACAACATCCCGGGCACCGGCTCGGCGATCTACGACTACGAGGGCAACACCATCACGCAGGTCCCCGGGCTCCAGGACAAGGACGTGCGGGACCAGTCCGCCAGCGTGCTGCTGCCCCCGGCGCAGGACCAGAAGGTGCTGACGATCGGCGGCGGCAACATCGACTCCAACCCGGACGCCAACCGCCTCACCGACATCATCGACCTCAAGCAGCCCAACCCGACGTACGTCGCCGGGCCGCCGCTCCCGCAGGGCACCGTCGATCTCGGCAACGGCCCGGTCCCGCAGACCGGCGGCCAGGGCAAGATGTACCCCTCCACCGTCCTGCTCCCCGACGGCAAGGTCCTGGAGACCGGCGGCGCCCTGCACAACCGGGCGGACCCCGTCTACGAGACGTCGATCTTCGACCCGCGGACGGAGACCTTCGACCCGGTCGCCCCCGACCCGGAGGCCCGCGGCTACCACTCCTCGGCGTTCCTGCTGCCCGACGGGCGGGTCATGACCACCGGCGACAACCCGGGCAACGGCTCGTGGAACCACGACGTCTCGATCTACACCCCGCCCTACCTGCTGAAGGGCGAGCGTCCGGCGATCACCTCGGTCATCGACACCGAGTGGACCTACGGCGACACCCAGCGGATCACCGTCGACCGGCCGATCGCCAAGGCCGAGCTGATCCGCCCGGCCGCCGTCACCCACTCCTCGGACCCGAACCAGCGGTTCGTGGACCTGCCGCTGTCGGTGGACGGCGACAACGTCGACCTCAACGTCACCAGCAACCCCGACCTCGCGCCGCCCGGCTGGTACATGCTCTTCGCGGTCGACGCGGGCGGCGTCCCGTCCGTGGCGAAGTGGGTGCACCTCGACGGTCCGCGGGCGCTCAGCACCAAGGACGCCTCCGCGCACGTCCACTCCTTCGCGGACGCCCCGCGGGGCAAGGTGTCCAAGCCCGGCAAGAAGCGCACCTCGCAGCCGGTCGCCCCCACCGTCTCCGGCTGCGACCGGCACTACGGCTCCGCCAACGTCTGCGTGCCGACCGCCTTCCCGGCCGAGGTGAAGCGGACGACCGCCGCCCGCTGCGACTGGCTGGCGCGCAACGAGTACGGCCGCCTCGAGGTCAACGGCAAGGACGACCCGCTGCGCCTGGACCCGGACGGGGACGGCGTCGCCTGCGGCAAGGGGGACGTGCGGAAGAAGCGCTGAGGCGCCGACGCGCTAGCGCTCCGGCGCGAACTCCGTGAGGGCGCGCTCCACGATGGCCTCCAGCTGCTCGTGGTGCGCGCCCTTCCAGTACGCCCGCCCGCACGCCCGGCACCGCGCGAACACGTCGTACGACCGCTGGGTACCGCCCTTGAGCTGGTCCGCCACGTCCTCCTTGGAGGCTTCCTCCAGCAGTCCGTTGCAGGCGGTGCACCGCGTCCAGGGGCGCAGCCGCGGCCGGAACCGGTCCAGGACCTCGCGGAGCTGTTCCTCCGGGCGGGTGTCGTAGACGTAGCCGCCGGCCCACAGCTCGCGGCGGCGCAGCAGGCCGCGGTCGCGGCTGAGCATGACCCGCTTCTCGGCCGCCGACAGCGCGGCGAGCGCCGGGTCGCCGAGGTCGGCCGACTCGTACGCCGTGTCCACGCCGAGCAGGCGCAGCCGGCGGGCCAGGGTCCCGAGGTGCACGTCGAGCAGGAAGCGCAGCGGGGCGCCCGGCACCTGCTGGGGGCGCTCGACGGCCCGTACGCGCACCGACTCGCCGCCCGCCGGGACGTGTCCTGGCGGCACTCGGCGGCCGTCCACCAGGAGGTCGCCGACCTCGGTCAGCGGGACGCCGAGGGACTCGACGAGGTGGCCGAGCGTGGAGACGCCGTCGGTGGCGGCGCGGGCGGTGCCGGTGGGCCGGGCCCGCGGGACGAACAGGCGCAGCTCGGGGGCGATTTCGACGTCGATCTCGGGTCCGTTCACCCAGCCAGGATGCCACGGCGCGAGGCCGTGGCCTCAGCCTTTTCCGGGCGCCGGCAGGCCGTGCTCCAGGACGTCCAGGGCGCGCTCCACCAGGACGGCCAGGTCCTCCTCGTGGCCGTGCTCGGCCCAGTACCGCGTGACCTCCATGAGACCGCCGGCCAGGGACATCGACAGGACCCGCACCTCCAGCCCCTGAGGGTCGAGACCGGTGCGGTCGGCGAGGGCGCGGCCGAGCAGCCGACCCGTGACCGACATGCGCTCCAGCATCCGCGAGCGCACCGCGGGGACTTCGGCCAGCAGCCGGGTCCGCAGCCGGGTCAGCTCGGCCTCCTCGCCGACGCCGAGTTCCATCGCCTTGCGCAGGGCGTGCCGCAGGGCGGCCGGCCACGGCTCGTCGCCGGGCCGGGCGGCGAGCTCCGCCGCCATCACCGGGTCGTACGCGTCCGTGAGGACGATGTCCTCCTTGACCGGGAAGTAGCGGAAGACGGTCGACGGAGACACCTCGGCCCGGTCGGCGATCTGCTCGATCGTCGTCGCCTCGTAGCCCCGCTCCCGGATCAGCCCGTAGGCCGCGGCGCGGATCGCCTGGCGGGTCCGGGTCTTCTTGCGCTCCCGCAGACCCGGCCGCGGGCCGTCGGCGCGGGAGCGGGGGGATGGTGCGGCCGTCATGGGGCCATTGTCGGCCACGCCCGCCGTGGTGCGCCCCGCCTAGTAGGCGATGAGCGAGATCCCCACGTAGTGCGCGATGAAGGCGGCCAGGGTGAAGGAGTGGAAGACCTCGTGGAAGCCGAACCAGCGCGGTGAGGGGTTGGGCCGCTGGAGCCCGTAGATCACGCCGCCCGCGCTGTAGAGGAGGCCGCCCACGACCACGAGGACCAGCACGGCGACGCCGCCGGCCCGCATGAACTCGGGGAGGTAGAAGACGGCGGCCCAGCCCATCGCGAGGTAGCAGGGCGTGTAGAGCCAGCGCGGGGCGCCGACCCAGAAGACGCGGAAGAGGATGCCCGCCGCCGCGGCGGCCCAGATGCCCCACAGCAGCCACTGGCCCTTGGCCTCCGGCAGCAGCAGCATCGTGAGCGGGGTGTAGGTGCCCGCGATGATCAGGAAGATGTTGGCGTGGTCGAGGCGGCGCAGCACGCCGTCCATGCGCGGGCTCCAGTTGCCCCGGTGGTAGAGCGCGCTGACACCGAACAGCAGACAGGCCGTCAGGACGTAGATCCCGCAGGCGACGCGTGCTTCGGACGACTCGGCGAGGGCGGTGAGGACCAGGCCGGCGACGAGAACGGCCGGAAACATGCCGAGATGCAGCCAGCCGCGCAGCTTCGGCTTGACGGGGTGCGGCAATGAGAGCGCCAC
This region of Streptomyces ambofaciens ATCC 23877 genomic DNA includes:
- a CDS encoding Mut7-C RNAse domain-containing protein, with the translated sequence MNGPEIDVEIAPELRLFVPRARPTGTARAATDGVSTLGHLVESLGVPLTEVGDLLVDGRRVPPGHVPAGGESVRVRAVERPQQVPGAPLRFLLDVHLGTLARRLRLLGVDTAYESADLGDPALAALSAAEKRVMLSRDRGLLRRRELWAGGYVYDTRPEEQLREVLDRFRPRLRPWTRCTACNGLLEEASKEDVADQLKGGTQRSYDVFARCRACGRAYWKGAHHEQLEAIVERALTEFAPER
- a CDS encoding TetR/AcrR family transcriptional regulator, producing MTAAPSPRSRADGPRPGLRERKKTRTRQAIRAAAYGLIRERGYEATTIEQIADRAEVSPSTVFRYFPVKEDIVLTDAYDPVMAAELAARPGDEPWPAALRHALRKAMELGVGEEAELTRLRTRLLAEVPAVRSRMLERMSVTGRLLGRALADRTGLDPQGLEVRVLSMSLAGGLMEVTRYWAEHGHEEDLAVLVERALDVLEHGLPAPGKG
- a CDS encoding ArnT family glycosyltransferase; amino-acid sequence: MTSTLPAATGTKVPAQRRPAHDTVPATTPGTPPGRLRPARPDLLLCGTLLVAIMLVQGWNISDYPTLSDDEGTYLAQAWAVQQGEGLAHYTYWYDHPPLGWIQIAVLTWIPALISPESMTVGAMRGVMLLIGAVSAALVYVIARRLSLPRWAAGLAMALFGLSPLSVVLQREIFLDNLAVMWTLLAFALAASPSRHLWHHFGAGIAAATAVLTKETMLVVLPALFVTAWRHSHRDTRKFALTGAVTACTLIGFAYPLFALLKGELLPGSGHVSLWEGVEYQLTRPGSGFILDEGSGSWGVLQSWLYYDRVLPLGGLAGALLLLATWRWSVTARALAGPALTVGILAALALRPSGYLPAMYVIQALPFLALVLAGGTASIAHAVLRRRRTEAEKRGLTYGRYAVAGALALAACAYVVPRWYDGDRTAVTADANAPYEAAADWMASEVEDPARTRVLVDDALWLDLVHAGYEPGLGVIWFYKADLDPAVTKTMPGGWRDIDYVVASPTVRRDAVDLPNVRAAMNHSRPVAVFGTGADRIEIRRVQSSGAAR
- a CDS encoding glycosyltransferase → MSHESTVPGELGHPAVGASEVPEPGAVTIVVPTFNESGNVRRLLHLITESVPARLPCEVVFVDDSTDDTPDVIRAAALDCPFPVTVLHREEPSGGLGGAVVEGMKAAGSDWIVVMDGDCQHPPSLVPELVATGERANAGLVVASRYIKGGSRAGLAGSYRIAVSRAATWLTKALFPRRLHGVSDPMSGFFAIRRSAVTAEVLKPLGYKILLELAVRSRPQTVTEVPFVFEERFAGESKSTAQEGLRFLRHLAGLRTTSPLARMVVFGLIGLSGFVPNLAALWALTEAGLHYLPAEILANQFGVAWNFLLLERLLFRDRRRHRHWADRTLRFTLIANADLVLRIPLIALLVGQFGLTVLPATALALVITFVLRFAGTEALVYLPRRRRTSRSDA
- a CDS encoding galactose oxidase-like domain-containing protein, with the translated sequence MRRPRRRTSALLAVSALTGGLLLTAPQPASAANLITNPGFETAGTGGMPYCWSKSGWGDNDFTFETVGDAHTGTKAMKVELTRRTDGDRKALITESNACAPVVTVGKQYDLSLWYKTTTPDASLTLFRHDATAGWQYWTDLKTLDLAAGWTEASVRTPEVPAGTDRISWGVSVYGTGSATTDDYTMEQVADPVPDPECTGTAEECANGRWDVLPTRNPVRSMHSVVLHNGKVLLIAGSGNDPEMFEAGTFTSAVYDPQTGTYETIPTPKDMFCAGHVQLKDGRVLVMSGNKGYPSADGTVGYQGYKDSYVFDPETETYTKTGDMNDGHWYPSATILGNGDVISFGGLREDSTGSVTAERWSDEQQKWLPTWQVNQTWSYWGLYPSMILMQDGRLFYSGSHVFGNNIPGTGSAIYDYEGNTITQVPGLQDKDVRDQSASVLLPPAQDQKVLTIGGGNIDSNPDANRLTDIIDLKQPNPTYVAGPPLPQGTVDLGNGPVPQTGGQGKMYPSTVLLPDGKVLETGGALHNRADPVYETSIFDPRTETFDPVAPDPEARGYHSSAFLLPDGRVMTTGDNPGNGSWNHDVSIYTPPYLLKGERPAITSVIDTEWTYGDTQRITVDRPIAKAELIRPAAVTHSSDPNQRFVDLPLSVDGDNVDLNVTSNPDLAPPGWYMLFAVDAGGVPSVAKWVHLDGPRALSTKDASAHVHSFADAPRGKVSKPGKKRTSQPVAPTVSGCDRHYGSANVCVPTAFPAEVKRTTAARCDWLARNEYGRLEVNGKDDPLRLDPDGDGVACGKGDVRKKR